The genomic segment AAAACTTGGACATAAATACAGATCTGAAAACACCAGATCTGAGTCTGAAAGCTCCAAAGATGAAGGGTGGAATTGATGCCCCTGACTTGGACTTACCAAACATGGACCTTAAAGCTCCAAACTTAGATGTGAAGACTCCAGGTGTGGACTTTGGTTCACCCAAAGCAAAGTTCAAAATGCCCAAATTGAAGATGCCTAAATTTAACCTCCCCAGCCTGAAAGGGCCAGATGTTGACATTGATGGTGACTTAGAAGGCCCAGACATAGATATCAACACACCCAATGTCAATGTCAAAGGTCCTCAAGCTGGTTTAGAAATGCCAGATTTTGATTTTGGTAGCCCATCAGGGAAATTCAAAAAGCCGAACTTGAAAATGCCTGATTTGGGGCTTTCTGTTCCAAAGTTAGATGGCCCTAACTTTGACCTCAAGTCACCAGACCTAGATATCTCTGGTCCTAAGCTCAGTGGTGGAATAAGTCCACCAAACCTGAACATGCCCAAGGTTGACCTCAAAAGCCCCAAACTAGACCTCAATACTCCAGACGTCAACTTTGACATGCCGTCAGGTAAACTGAAAATGCCAACACTGACAAAACCAAAGGCAGAGCTCAGAGCCCCAGATTTGGATATTGATGCTCCCTCAGGTAAACTCAAAATGCCCAAATTTAATCTTTCAGGCACATTGCCAAAAGGGCCAAATTTTGACATGAATACAGATCTGAAAACACCAGATTGGAGTCTGAAAGCTCCAAAGATGAAGGGTGGAATTGATGCCCCTGACTTGGACTTACCAAACATGGACCTTAAAGCTCCCAAGTTAGATATGAATACTCCAGATGTGAACATTGGTTCACCAAAAGCAAAGTTCAAAATGCCCAAATTTAAGATGCCCAAGTTTAGCCTCCCAACCCTAAAAGGACCTGACATTGATGGCAACTTAGATGGCCCAGACATAGATATCAACACACCCAATGCCAACCTCAAAGGTCCTAACGCTGGTTTAGAAATGCCAGATGTTGATTTTGGTAGCCCATCAGGAAAATTCAAAAAGCCGAACTTGAAAATGCCTGATTTGGGGCTTTCTGGTCCAAAGTTAGATGGCCCTAACTTTGACCTCACGTCACCTGACCTAGATATCTCTGGTCCTAAGCTCAGTGGTGGAATAAGTCCACCAAACCTGAACATGCCCAATGTTGACCTCAAAAGCCCCAAACTAGACCTCAATACCCCAGACGTCAACTTTGACATGCCGTCAGGTAAACTGAAAATGCCAACACTGACAAAACCAAAGGCAGAGCTCAGAGCCCCAGATTTGGATATTGATGCTCCTTCAGGTAAACTCAAAATGCCCAAATTTAATCTTTCGGGCACATTGCCAAAAGGGCCAAATTTTGACATGAATACAGATCTGAAAACACCAGATTGGAGTCTGAAAGCTCCAAAGATAAAGGGTGGAATTGATGCCCCTGACTTGGACTTACCAAACATGGACCTTAAAGCTCCCAAGTTAGATGTGAATACTCCAGATGTGAACATTGGTTCACCAAAAGCAAAGTTCAAAATGCCCAAATTGAAGATGCCCAAGTTTAGCCTCCCAACCCTAAAAGGACCTGACATTGATGGCAACTTAGATGGCCCAGACATAGATATCAACACACCCAATGCCAACCTCAAAGGTCCTAACGCTGGTTTAGAAATGCCAGATGTTGATTTTGGTAGCCCATCAGGAAAATTCAAAAAGCCGAACTTGAAAATGCCTGATTTGGGGCTTTCTGGTCCAAAGTTAGATGGCCCTAACTTTGACCTCACGTCACCTGACCTAGATATCTCTGGTCCTAAGCTCAGTGGTGGAATAAGTCCACCAAACCTGAACATGCCCAATGTTGACCTCAAAAGCCCCAAACTAGACCTCAATACCCCAGACGTCAACTTTGACATGCCGTCAGGTAAACTGAAAATGCCAACACTGACAAAACCAAAGGCAGAGCTCAGAGCCCCAGATTTGGATATTGATGCTCCTTCAGGTAAACTCAAAATGCCCAAATTTAATCTTTCAGGCACATTGCCAAAAGGGCCAAATTTTGACATGAATACAGATCTGAAAACACCAGATTGGAGTCTGAAAGCTCCAAAGATAAAGGGTGGAATTGATGCCCCTGACTTGGACTTACCAAACATGGACCTTAAAGCTCCCAAGTTAGATGTGAATACTCCAGATGTGAACATTGGTTCACCAAAAGCAAAGTTCAAAATGCCCAAATTTAAGATGCCTAAATTTAGCTTCCCAAGTCTAAAAGGACCTGACATTGATGGCAACTTAGATGGCCCAGACGTAGATATCAATGCACCCAATGTCAACCTCAAAGGTTCCAaagctggttttgaaatgccagGTGCTGATTTTGGCAGCCCATCAGGAAAACTCAAAAAGCCAAATTTGAAAATGCCTGATTTAGGGTTTTCTGGTCCAAAGTTAGATGGCCCTAACTTTGACTTCAACTCACCTGATCTTGATGCCACATTGCCAAAAGGACCAAATTTGAACATAAATACAGAACTGAAAACACCAGATTTGAGTCTCAAAGCTCCAAAGATAAAGGGTGGAATTAATACCCCTGACATGGATTTACCAGACATGAACCTCACATCTCCCAAGTTAGATGTGAATACTCCAAATGTGAACATTGGTTCGCCCAACACAAAGTTCAAAATGCCCAAATTGAAGATGCCTAAATTTGACATCTCCAGCCCAAAAGGCCCCAATGTTGACATAGATGGGAACCTACAGGGGCCTGACCTAAATATCCcaaatgttgatgttgatggtCCAAAAggaaaattcaaaatgccaaGTTTAAATATGCCAGACCTAAGTCTCTCTGGACCCAAAGCAAATACACCAGACATTAATCTCCCTAAATTGAAAGGCCCTGGACTAAGTTTGCCAGATTTGGATTTGCCTAATGCCAATCTTAAAGGCCCCAAACTAGACCTGAATGCTCCAGATGTCAGTTTGCCATCAGGCAGACTAAGAGTACCAACGCTAGAGAGACCAAAAGCTGGCATAAATGTCCCTGATATTGATATCAATGCTCCATCTAGTCagatgaaaatgccaaaaatgccTAGGTTTGGGCTTTCTGGTTCACTGCCAAAAGGTGAAATTGACACACCCAACTTGAGCCTCAAAGCACCAAATCTAAAAGGTTCCATGGATTCTCCAGACTTACCAACAGTTGACCTAGGAGCCCCTGAATTTGATGTGGATGTACCAGATATGGACATCGGCTCTCCTTCAGGAAAATTGAAAATGCCCAAAATGCCAAAGTTTGGGGCTTCTGGTCTAAAAGGTCCTGATCTTGGAATAAATGGTAATATAGAGGGACCGGACATGAACTTTACAACCCCTAAAGCAAAAGCAGGAATTAGAGGTCCAGGCATTGACATGAATGTTCCCTCAGGAAACATCCAAGTTCCCCAAACTGATCTTGATTTGCAAGACAAAAAATTCAAACTTCCTTCCTTTAAGTTGCCTCAGTTTGGAAGCCCAGATCTTAATAGGACAGGGTCTGATATTGACTTTGGTGCACCTCTGAGAGCAGCAGACCTGGATATATCTCCTCCAAATGCAAAAGTAAATATGAAAACACCAGACATGAAGGGAAATGTCACAGGTCCAAAGGTTAGTTCTCCAAATGTTAACCTTAGCATGCCCAAAGCAGATATCCGGAGCCCACAACTTAATCTCAAAGCTCTAGAGTTTGACATTGATGCTCCTTCACTGAAGTACAAAAGGCCCTCCCATAAGAATCGTAGATCAGATATCACAGGAGCAAATATGAGAATGCCTGACTTGGACATAGATGCAGATGTCAAATTGCGTCACACTGATAGAAAGTCAACAAAAACCAAAGCAAGGTCCAGCTACCCTCTCATGGATTCTGATTTGAATCGTCTAGGCAGTATTGATCTCACCCGTGCAGATCTCAACATTGATGACTTCACAGGGAAGGATCATATTCTTAGAGCCAGAGGTTCAAAACTGGATCTCGCCATGGCAGAAATACCAGGTGTCCACAGTGGAGCAAATCTGAAAGCACCAGTCCCCAGCTATGGGATCTCCACCTCAGGTACTGATTTTGACCTTAGGGACCACAAACATCACAGAAAAATCCCAGTTGCTGACGTTGGTGTACATTCAAAGCACCAGAGTTTAAAGCAGCCTGTAACTGACATGCGTTTGCCAAATTTTTCACAAGATTCAAAACGAAAAGTACCTGACAACACAGACGGATACTATGTCACTGTTTtccccaaacaagcacaaaatggaaaaatgccAAATCGCAAATACAACACACTTGGAAGAGTTGACTTTAATCCATCAAATGTGGACCTTGAAGTTCCAGATGCAAATGACCTAAAAGGGTCAACATTCTTTTTTTCCAACCTCATATAGGATTCAGACCACTGATGTGTCCAGAAGGAGATACCAAATGCTTTCTTTTagtgtgcttttttttattgGGTTTATTTATTGTGATTTATGCTGCTGaatcttatgttttttttaatgaaatatgtAACATTCTGCCTCATTGAGGGGATTTTTTGTACTTAAACCCATGCCTATACCTTTGTAATGATGCAAAACAACATCTGTTACAATGCAGCACACTTGCACTTCCTTTCTATGTAAATATAAGATATTGTACACATTGTAATAATGAGTATTTGTACTATACAACCTGTTTCAAAAGTAACATTAAGTCTAATTTGtagtataaataaatgtttaaatgtttaataTTGTCAATTGgatatttaattattttgtaaaaatgactaaaattatcaagcttttttttccattatcattattaaaaaTTGTATACCCACTTTTGAAACCCAGTATATTTGATATTTGTTGTGGATGTAGATCCTATATTGATGAATTCAATTAAAGTAGTATTAACATGGGTGTTTGCTTCAACATTTTTAAGCAAATGATGTAGGCTAAGTTAAAATTCAGTGATTCAGTGGTGCTTACTGCTAACTAGACTGTGTGGATAATTTGAAAAGCACCAGCCATCAAAGTAGTTTTCCTGCACCAGTGTTGGGTGGTAATGCATTAGGCCGACTCAGTAAAGCATTGGTAATGCATTAGGCCAACTCAGTAAAGCGTTACAGTAATGCGTAACAATTTACAGTTACAAATTTAAAATTGTGACATACTTTGGTTATCACCACTtgaaatatcagattgaagttgaattatccaaaaacttTGATTGCATTACTTTCAATATAACTTAGGCTACTTcaaattacttttgaaatggGTAACAAGGAATGAGTAATGcagtacttttttgagtaactAGTTCAACATTCTGCACACTTTAGCTTGGACTTGAGGCTTCCCCATGGAAGCATCTACAGAGGTAATTAAGATATAACAAAACAGGAACATATAGGGGTAACAGGTCaaatatacagtaggctaccAGTAGATCAAgagtcttgtttttctttttttttttctttagtccTTTAATACCtttacaatatattttttaaaatcagtaaAGAAGGTAGAAAAGCTGGGAGTGGCATCTGACCATTCATGTTGTGTAGACTATATGATATTTTCTATTTGAAACAAAGAGGTTGACAACATGT from the Centroberyx gerrardi isolate f3 chromosome 3, fCenGer3.hap1.cur.20231027, whole genome shotgun sequence genome contains:
- the LOC139919313 gene encoding uncharacterized protein LOC139919313, with translation MNVPNMDLKAPNLHLHSPDVNLGSPKGKFKMPKLKMPSFDLSGPKGPNIDVDGDLNRPDLRLPSGSLNVDSSKPEFDIDVPSLNLKGPKTDLKIPDADIGGPSGKFKMPSFKMPDFGLSGPNVKGPDGELNTPDFDLSAPKFKGAIGSPDLNLPEMANMDLKAPNLDVKTPGVDFGSPKAKFKMPKLKMPKFNLPSLKGPDVDIDGDLEGPDIDINTPNVNVKGPQAGLEMPDFDFGSPSGKFKKPNLKMPDLGLSVPKLDGPNFDLKSPDLDISGPKLSGGISPPNLNMPKVDLKSPKLDLNTPDVNFDMPSGKLKMPTLTKPKAELRAPDLDIDAPSGKLKMPKFNLSGTLPKGPNFDMNTDLKTPDWSLKAPKMKGGIDAPDLDLPNMDLKAPKLDMNTPDVNIGSPKAKFKMPKFKMPKFSLPTLKGPDIDGNLDGPDIDINTPNANLKGPNAGLEMPDVDFGSPSGKFKKPNLKMPDLGLSGPKLDGPNFDLTSPDLDISGPKLSGGISPPNLNMPNVDLKSPKLDLNTPDVNFDMPSGKLKMPTLTKPKAELRAPDLDIDAPSGKLKMPKFNLSGTLPKGPNFDMNTDLKTPDWSLKAPKIKGGIDAPDLDLPNMDLKAPKLDVNTPDVNIGSPKAKFKMPKLKMPKFSLPTLKGPDIDGNLDGPDIDINTPNANLKGPNAGLEMPDVDFGSPSGKFKKPNLKMPDLGLSGPKLDGPNFDLTSPDLDISGPKLSGGISPPNLNMPNVDLKSPKLDLNTPDVNFDMPSGKLKMPTLTKPKAELRAPDLDIDAPSGKLKMPKFNLSGTLPKGPNFDMNTDLKTPDWSLKAPKIKGGIDAPDLDLPNMDLKAPKLDVNTPDVNIGSPKAKFKMPKFKMPKFSFPSLKGPDIDGNLDGPDVDINAPNVNLKGSKAGFEMPGADFGSPSGKLKKPNLKMPDLGFSGPKLDGPNFDFNSPDLDATLPKGPNLNINTELKTPDLSLKAPKIKGGINTPDMDLPDMNLTSPKLDVNTPNVNIGSPNTKFKMPKLKMPKFDISSPKGPNVDIDGNLQGPDLNIPNVDVDGPKGKFKMPSLNMPDLSLSGPKANTPDINLPKLKGPGLSLPDLDLPNANLKGPKLDLNAPDVSLPSGRLRVPTLERPKAGINVPDIDINAPSSQMKMPKMPRFGLSGSLPKGEIDTPNLSLKAPNLKGSMDSPDLPTVDLGAPEFDVDVPDMDIGSPSGKLKMPKMPKFGASGLKGPDLGINGNIEGPDMNFTTPKAKAGIRGPGIDMNVPSGNIQVPQTDLDLQDKKFKLPSFKLPQFGSPDLNRTGSDIDFGAPLRAADLDISPPNAKVNMKTPDMKGNVTGPKVSSPNVNLSMPKADIRSPQLNLKALEFDIDAPSLKYKRPSHKNRRSDITGANMRMPDLDIDADVKLRHTDRKSTKTKARSSYPLMDSDLNRLGSIDLTRADLNIDDFTGKDHILRARGSKLDLAMAEIPGVHSGANLKAPVPSYGISTSGTDFDLRDHKHHRKIPVADVGVHSKHQSLKQPVTDMRLPNFSQDSKRKVPDNTDGYYVTVFPKQAQNGKMPNRKYNTLGRVDFNPSNVDLEVPDANDLKGSTFFFSNLI